TGGGGTGCCCATCCTCCTGGTATCTGGGTTCCCTCTTTTCTGAGCTACTTCTCTTTGCCTCTTAGGTATGCAGAGATGCCAAAGGCTGAGAAAAACGCCATTTCTCATCGGTTCCGGGCCCTGCTCAAGCTACAAGAGTACTTCAGCGTGACTGCTGGGGCTGGTGACCAGTAAAGCCGTGGGATGGGGAGGACTAGTGTAGAGTTCCCCAGGAGGCAGGCACTCCTGGCAGGTGTTTCTCTGGGTTTCCCTCTGCCAGGGGATCCAGGCAGCTTTAGTAGCCAGGTCTGGAGGAGCATTTTGCTCAGTATAGGGGAACTCTGGGCCAGTTGTTACTAAACTCTTGCCCTTTGGGATTCATGAGTTTCCTTTGGcctggcatagtggtgcacacctttagtcccagaatgtgggaggcagaggcagacagagctttgtgagttcaaggccagcctggtttagatagtgagttccagggtagccagagctacatagtgagatattgtctcaaaaacaaaataaaaaaaaagtagagttgCTCTTGCAGCCTCTAAGATCCTGAGAGAACTTTGGGTGTTCACACTTCTTAGCTGGGTTGAGGGTTGGCAAAGAAATACACAACTTTGATTTTATAAGGCAGCAAATGTAAATTCTGGAAGGcatatttccaaaataaatggTATATCTGTTTTGAGCCTTGTCTGTCTCTTGAGTGTCCTTTGACAGGTGGGAAGCCATCCTGATGGTGACCAGAGGGGCAGTACTGTATAGGGGGTGTTCCCCTGCCTGGATAGCTGGCATCCTATGTCTCTGAGTTATTGTCCTTAGAGTTGTGACTCATGGCCTGTCCTCTTTCCCTTGTCACCTTCATGCTGGGGACGAGGTGGTGTTGTTGTAAGCGGCACAGCACACATTATACGCTGGCAGGCTACCTGAGTTCGGTCCCCGAGCCCATGTGTGGGGGGAGCGAGCTGACGCTTGGagcttgttctctgacctctgtttGTATGCCATAGCGTGGACCCTGCGTCCACAGCACAAATAAATGCTAAAGGCCCTCTCTCAGAAACCCGACAGGACTCCTGCCTAAGCTGCCTTGTCCCATATGCGTACCCCCTCTTCCCAAGCCATTCCCCGGGAGGGTTTCAGGGCTCAGGACCTGCCTTGTGGTTCCTGCAGCTCTTGATGAGAAAGGATGTGCTCAGGAAACACGGAGGAAAGCAGGCTTCTGTGCCCAGGCAGTCCTGGGAATAGTCCGTCATGCCCCAGACTGGGCAAGGTGGCCTGGGGTTCAGCCATTATGCTGAAGGCATTTTTCCTGACCCCAGGCCGGGTATGTGGCTGAGTATAGAACAcccctctccctgcctgcctccccaaCTGCTTGCCTGTCCCGGTGCTGCCTGACTCCAACATGGaggacttgggggtgggggtggggtctctCTGCCCCTTGCCTATGATTCTGGCAGACTTTCTCCTCAGGGAATGCCCAGGCTGCTGAGGAAGTCCACCCCTCCCTACTTGAATTGCAAGTGTGGATGGGTAGGTGTGTGTACGGACAGCAGACAGCGTGGTATTTGCTGCTCAGCTCCTTCCTGAATTTCTCCCATTCTATTGGCCCATCTCTACAAACAGCTATGGAGAACAAACTGTACCTGACCCCCTAGTGCACAGTTAGACTCAGGTCCACACCCGTACCTAAAGCTCATCCTAGCGCGTCCAGCCTGTTGACTGCCAGCTCAAGTCTAGGGATCccttttgacttgcatttcccatttcttttttcttttctatatggtGGGCATTCTGCAGAGCCACGCCCAGCCCTACTGAGAGGGTTGAGCATCTGCCATTCTTGTTATGCTTCCTCTTGCTGGTATGCTGGGCCTGTGTCCTAGTATGGAGGTGTATGGTGGGTGgtatatcatttgtgttttaaaaaataaaacctgcctgaagatcagaatgcaaagtcagccatacaggccagggagtggtggcacacacctttaatcccagcagccatactagtttggggtgatgatggtggtggcgcacacctttaatcccagcactagagaggaatataaaatgggaggagacaggtctcagtctgagattcatggaggcaggatcgcccatTTCAGTCTGCGGTAGAACCAAcagctggctgctttgtttttctgatcatcagcttgaaccccaatatctgtctctgggtttttattattcatgctacaaaggTGTTAGCATCAGGCACACCCGGCCCCACCCTCTTGGGGACCTTGCAGGCTcacccctgcattaaggctgcaTGCAGGGCAGGGAGtagtatcctgtccctttaaaaggcgAAATCCaggctacatttttctctttttcctctttctcttttctctgcctctttctctctcccttctcctttcccttcttccttcccttctcccaatgAAACTCCCCATGTAAGTTCTGTCTGCatagtgtgtctgtctctcactgGCTGCGGGGCGTTACCCGACATTGACTTGGTATTTTGTggagctgggagccaaacccagggccttgcacaagTCAGATCACTAACACCGCGCTGTGTCTTCAGCCCCGGTTTGTCTACTGTTCCCAGCAGGGCCAGCGCCCACTCTTGGAGGTGACGACACAAAGATGTCATCCTGGGGACAGAATGACAAGCACAACACCAGGAGTTTTTCTCCACACTTTACGTAGAGATGAGTTCAGGACCTCACACCACGGCTCTGTCCATCCTCGTTACACAGAGGTGACACAAGTCACTGACGGGACATGCGAGTGCCCCTGGAGAAGCCACCATGGGGGTGTGAAGGTCAGGTGTTGCTGTGGGATGTGTGGGAGGGAAGTGTATGGCTGGGTGAGGCACAGTGATACCCACCAAGGTGCCTGAAAATGCTAAGGAACAAACAAAAGATCAAACCAGATGACCCTAAAAGCCATAGAAGGTTGCCAGGAGTTACCTCCCAGAGAGGCCCATGAGGCCCCTAAAACAAAAATGGCTCTGCCACAGTTGCTGATTGCCTTCCAGAACCCAGTGACAGGACCCTATTGCTGACGAGCCTACCCGATTGGAGAAATAGCCGGGCCTGGGCTAGAAGTGTCCCCTCCCTGAGAGCTAGCTCCTGTAGCGCCAGAAGTTTCTACTAAGGATGCTGAGGAAATTAAACCTCGAAGTCCTGCTCagctgtgggtcctgcatgcttGGCGATGAAGTGCCAGGCAACATGCACTGGTACCCAGAGTGCCCACGTGGCTGTGGATAGAACCACGTTTCTGATTGGACTGGAGGTCTGCTTCACAGGGAGAAATTCATATCTGGCACAGAGAACAGACAATCTGTGACCAGGGAAGTCAGGGGCTCCAGGAGAGAGCAAGTGCTCTGGACCGGAAGGTGCTGGCCCAGAGTTTTCTACTGTAGGTCACTGCAGTCTGTATCCATTCTGCTAGTCTTCTGTTCCTGTTTTTGCCCAGACTTGTCAACAGCTGTGTTCCAAAGACAGAGGAATGTCCGGAGGGTACCAGGGTTCAGAATTTCTGAGAATAGCCAGACATCTCTCTCACACCCCCAGAACAGCCCCAGTCTCAGGGACCCTtgaaaaaggaggcagaagagccgggcggtggtggcgcgcgcctttaatcccagcactcgggaggcagaggcaggcggatctctgtgagttcgagaccaacctggtctacaagagctagttccaggccaggctccaaaaccacagagaaaccctgtctcgaaaaaccaaaaaaaaaaaaaaaaaaaaaaaaggaggcagaaggaaagtaAGGGTAGGTGGAACGGGCGGAGGATAATCTGTGACTATCCTCCGGGTCAAACCCTGCTCTGAGAGTTCACTTCACCACGTGCAGATCATCCCAGCTGGGCGTGGTGACTCCCCCACCCAGAGGGGTGTGGGGAGCAGAGCCCCTCACCCGAGTACCCAGCTCTCTATTACTCATACGCAACTTTACCCCCAATGCATGTGGCCTGGGCAAGGGGTAGAGCATGTGGAGAGGGACTTGTAGAGAACGGCtccatctgtgtctctgtgatcaagcagaggcatggcctcttcttccttcttcagacTAATCAGCCCTTCTCCCAAGTCTCTCTGAATCACATCACTGGCCGTACAGGGCGTTCCTGCTCTCTCTCACCCCCGCCATATGCTGGAGCCACTTTCTTCACCACACAGCACCTTGCCATACCCAAACCTCTTTGATCCCAGAACGCATCCCTTGCAGGAGCCTCTCACCAGGATGACACAAAGGTCTGGTTTGTCTACTTCTCACCATTGGGCCAGCGGCCACTGTTGGCGTTGACAGCATACAGATGCTACTCAACAAACATTGGTCCCTTTTGTTCTCCTCCCAGCGACTTTGTTTCTGTCCCCAAGTCTGGGAGAGTGGCAAAGATGGAGGCAGCATGTTGAAGTACAGAAACAAGACTTTTATTCGCTAATGGTGCACAGTGAATTCCTTACACAATCAAGGAAATGGGCTCGCTCCTGGGCATCAACtcttttatcaaaagaaaatctaCACTTCTTAGCCCCGTGCTGGCAATGTCCCTGGACCCCAAACTAAAGGTTAATGGGGTGAGGGGTGAGCACACACCACTGAAAACCACAATGCCCCGGGGACTTTAAGCGGCAATGGGGCTGGGTCTGAGCCAGCTCATACCTCCCCTTACAATGTCACAGAACAGGCCTGAAGGCATGGGGGAGGGTGGCACACGTCAGGGTCTGTGCTCAGCATCCATGACATCCAAATACTTCGCTTCAATGATTCGGGGTAAGAGATTGTACCTGCAGAATAGAAGGAGACGCAAACTCAGTGATGGATGGTTATAGCAGGTCCACACTGAGCCCAGCAGTGGGGGGAGCCCTCCCCACAGCCACCCAGCCTGGGCATACCGGATGGGGATCATGGCAATCATGATGACAGGAAAGACCATCTTCATGTAGGACAGGGAGCTCATGCCAAAggcacagagcagcagcagctgcaggatCTGCAGGCCTGTGAAGTAGTGGATCTTCCTCTGGGGCACTCTCCGGACgtagtgggtgggtgggtaggatGTCTGTGGGCAGCGGCAACCTGGTGGTCAGGGACGGCTGTGTTCCCACATTCCCTCCCTGACCCAGGCACCCACCTGCTCCTTGAGCAGCAGGGCCACTCGCGAGAAGAGCTGGTTGCCATCCAGGGAGGTGAGCGCGATGTAGAGGAAGAGCCCATAAAGCACGGGCTTGGGGATCCACTGCAGTGGGaagggcagcagcaggagagagagccctACCAGGACACTGGCGCCCAGCGCGGTCAGCCGGGTCTCCTTAACATTCACAatcctgcggggggggggggggcagagcaaAGGCTACCTTTGGGTCTAGCTAGGGCTTCGTTGCCTCTGAGCCCTTATCTCTAAGCCACATCCTTTCCTAGGTCACTTGCAGCCCAAGGTTGTCCCCCTTTGACCTTCAGGTCTACGTGGCTCTTGCCCTAGGATCCTAGGGATCACTCGTACTCACGTTTCATAAATGTGCCCGTTCTCCACACGTTCCTCCACTAAGGCCAGTGCCCGCACATGCAGCGGGGAGTGGGGGTAGGCGGCGTGGATCCAGGGTAGCCCGAATAGAGACAGCCCCGTATTGATGATGGCCAGGAGCAGGAGGTCCCAGTGATAGGCAGTGCCCTTCACCAGCCTGAGGTAGGTGGGCACACATGGACAAGAGTCCTATTGGCCATCAGAAGTCTGGGACCCTGCCCCACCCTCCCACAGCCCTCAGTACCTGTTCTCTGGAGCATTGACCAGGGCAGCCACCAGGTTCTGCtcaatgaagaaaagcaaggagagCAGGAAACCAAGACCCATGGTGCTGCCAATGGCCTTGAAGGACAGAGAGCGGATCTGTGCCATCTCAAAGAGGCTCTCGCTGGGGTTGTATCTGAACTTGCTCACTGCAATATGGGACAGGCTTGGCCCACAGTTCCCAGGGAGCAAGGCCATGCCGCCCCCCAGCTCATCCCGTCCCCACTCACTCTCAATTTCCTGGAAGCCATAGGAGCcgatgagagagaaggagagcacAGCGATGGGCAGGGCACagtcagacagggtctcacggaCCCACGGGTGCAGGTAGGGGCTGGAGGTAATGGGGGTATCAGCGTGGCTCTGGGGCTGGCCGGCCCTTACCTCCCACCCACGGGTCCCCTCATTTCTTCTGAGGGggtctggcttcaaacttgagatcctcctgcctccgcctcccgagtattgggatcAAGGGTGCTCCCTTACCTTTTCTTGAACTGGTAGAGGGTGTAGCCCAGCCAGAGTGTGCCCAGCATGATAAGGAGACTGAGCACGGCCGTAGCCTGGCCCGAGTGTGTGCTGCTGGGAGCTGTGGCCATCTCAACGGGGCTGGGCAGGAGGCTGGTGTTGAGCCCAGAGTGAAGGCTGCTGTTGGGGCTTCTGCCAACATTCAACAAGCTGGCCAAGGATGAAGTCTTTTTTGTGTGGTAGTGGTGACCATGGTAGTACTTCCAGAAGACTGTGGGACAGGTCAACAGAACTAAGCCGTCTGGGATCTGGGAGGCTGGAGCCTAGCTTCCTTATTGATATAAGGTGGAGGGTGTCCTAAGTGAGGTAGGGGATgctgaagggaagggaagggaccaTAAAGGGGGAGAGCTCTGGCCTTTTCGGTCAACCAGGAACCATCTCATGgccatctaccttttgtctcccAAGTCCACTATTGCCTCTGCTGTAGCTGACGACACCCCGCCCTGCCTGGCCCATGCCTCTGTCCCCTCTCTGGTTTTGCCTGGAGAAGCTCCTCCCCTTCAGCAGtactggtgctgctgctgctgtgccaCCTTAGCTTGACACCCTCTTCTCTGCCCCATCGAGCATAGCTGAGAGCCTTCCCACCTCCAAGCAGGTCCCTCTCTGGGTCAGTATTCACttggtctcactatatagctttaACTGCCCTCAAACtgagaaatcctcctgcctctgcctcctgagtgatagggttaattaaaggcatgtaccaccacacctgacttgcACTCACTTTTGGCCATGCCCTTGACAGCATCCAGCACAAAGGTGATGGAAATGAAGAAGGCAATGATTTCTTCTGTTGACCTGCAAAGCAGTGATAATGCCTCAACAtggttggggtggggaggggaagtgaTTACTGAAGGAAAGGCTTGCCTGAACTTCTGCATGGACCATCGCCATGAAAGAGTGCTCCCCCACGGGACCACGCCCAGGAAGTCCACCTCGGCCTATGGGAAGCACACTATCTATCCTGGGGTTATAGGGCCCTGGCATGAGGCTGACCCACACCCCCAGACACTGCAGCCCAGGAGCAGTCACCTCTTAAAGAGACTCATAAGCAGGCTGAGGTTGAGGAAGGCGTACAGCGCGAGGAAGAAACTGTTCCACAGGCCTGTCCATGCATAGAAGGCATTGAAGTCAAGGTTGTAGTCGTCACAGATGACTCGGATCACTGCAAACAATGGGGCAGGATGTGCCGTTAGGGCTGGGCTGGGCCGCAGGACTTGGGCCCCATCTCCCATTTCAACCCCACTGCACCCTGGATGTAGATGGCCAGGGGTGCGGTCGTCAGCAGGATCACCAGCGGCTGCCCAGAGAAGAGTGCATACAAGAGGCCTCCGATGCTCTGCCCAGCTATGGTCTTCTGCACATCTGTGGAGGTGACATGGTCAGGGCTCACCCACAGCCCAGGGTCCGGCCTGGTGCATCCCTACCATCCCAACCCCTCACCGATGGCCCCGTTCGTGTTCTCATCATTGAGGGATCCGAAAGCAATCGTCGGCAGGAGGCAGGCGAAGTAGAGGAAGAGCGTGGTGGTGACATATTTGCCCACAGTCTTGCCTTTCCCGATGATGCCTAGGAACGCGGGACAGACAGCGTTTGCTGGAGATGCTGGACGGGCACCCATGGACTCGGGGCCTGAAAGGCTGAGCTCTGGCTAGGCACATACCATCGGTGAAGTCCAGCGGGTACACAGGGAACCGGTGCGTGATGTCCGCCCAGATGCCCTTTCCAAAAGGGAAGAAGTCCTTGCACTTTGGAGGCTGGGAGAAAAGACAGACTCCCATGTTAGCTCTGGTTGGCCCGCGCCCCTCCCACCGCCCCAGCTCTCTTCTGAACCTGAGGGTGTTTGTGAGTGTGGAGGGAGCTCATGCTGTGTCCCGTCGCTCTTGGCATCGTCATGGTGAGCAGCTGTCTCTGATGCACCAACTCCTCCTTGAATTCCTCTTCCGTGCGCGTCGTCAGGAGCTTCTGGCGGAAGGTGATGTCTGAGAACATGGTGGCAAATGTGCGTGCCACCTCCATCGCAGTCTTGGTGCTTTTCTGGGAACAGAAGGTGCTGCGGTTACACCTCCAGCTCCTGTAGCGGAGGACGCCCTGTCTTTGCTGAGTGCAGTCCCGCACAGGCAGCTGGCCGTAGGTTGTTCCCCTAAGCTCAGACATTAATGCACCTTGCCACTATTCCCACTAGGAACTGCTGTGGATCTCACAgatagctgcctgcctctgcctcctacgtgctgggatcaaaggtgtgtgctaccactgcccacctgtttatttttaacattttataaaaatatttatttattatgtatacagtattctt
The Microtus pennsylvanicus isolate mMicPen1 chromosome 2, mMicPen1.hap1, whole genome shotgun sequence DNA segment above includes these coding regions:
- the Slc4a11 gene encoding solute carrier family 4 member 11 gives rise to the protein MSQNGHLDDPSEYFSAATQGYFKNEVDDTLEVREDSLGDEAFDTVNSSIVSGESIRFFVNVNLDAQPSKSDIEAATGGCVLLHTSRKYLKLKNFEEEVRAHRDLDGFLAQASIILNETATSLDDVLRTMLSRFAQDPNHAEPDCDLDLLMAKLFTDAGAPTESKVHLLSDTIQGVTATVRGVQYQQSWLCIVCTLKALQKRHVCISRLVRPQNWGENSCEVRFVILVLAPPKMKSTKTAMEVARTFATMFSDITFRQKLLTTRTEEEFKEELVHQRQLLTMTMPRATGHSMSSLHTHKHPQPPKCKDFFPFGKGIWADITHRFPVYPLDFTDGIIGKGKTVGKYVTTTLFLYFACLLPTIAFGSLNDENTNGAIDVQKTIAGQSIGGLLYALFSGQPLVILLTTAPLAIYIQVIRVICDDYNLDFNAFYAWTGLWNSFFLALYAFLNLSLLMSLFKRSTEEIIAFFISITFVLDAVKGMAKIFWKYYHGHHYHTKKTSSLASLLNVGRSPNSSLHSGLNTSLLPSPVEMATAPSSTHSGQATAVLSLLIMLGTLWLGYTLYQFKKSPYLHPWVRETLSDCALPIAVLSFSLIGSYGFQEIEMSKFRYNPSESLFEMAQIRSLSFKAIGSTMGLGFLLSLLFFIEQNLVAALVNAPENRLVKGTAYHWDLLLLAIINTGLSLFGLPWIHAAYPHSPLHVRALALVEERVENGHIYETIVNVKETRLTALGASVLVGLSLLLLPFPLQWIPKPVLYGLFLYIALTSLDGNQLFSRVALLLKEQTSYPPTHYVRRVPQRKIHYFTGLQILQLLLLCAFGMSSLSYMKMVFPVIMIAMIPIRYNLLPRIIEAKYLDVMDAEHRP